In the Pseudoalteromonas sp. A25 genome, GATACACATTTATCGTACTTTTCAAACAGACGCAGTAATTCGTATTTGTTCTCATCAGTCGGTTGCTTGTATTCACCGTAGCGGGCCATAATCACATTTGCACGTTCTTCTCTGCAATGGCTATCAGTATTGAGATCACTACAAAACCCCGGTGTTTCGTCGCAAACTTGATTTAATGTTAAAGGATTGTCACACCCTGCCAATAGCAAGACAGATAAGACAAAAGCTTGCCTCAATGCCATAAGATTTCCTCTTATCTTTGTTGATTTACAATATTCTAGCTCAAGGAATTGATGAGTAACAGTGGAGAATCAAAGCAGTTTAAATTAGAATAGCAATGCCCAAGAGGGCTATCCGTTCAAAAAATTGTTTATTAGGCAGAAAAAATGACCTTATCTCACGAGCAAGAATATCAAAATAGCTGGCAAGAGCGCCAAGATTACGCAGAAAATATGCAACCAATTATTGGTCGTTTATACCGTAACTCAGGAATTGAAATTGCTGTTTATGGTCGCCCATTGGTTAATACCAGTACAATTGATGTGATTAAAGCACACAAAACAGTGGCGCGTTTTGAAGAGCGCAAGTTGCGCTTGCGTGAAAGCTTCCCTTTTTTAGAAGCTATCAGCAAAATGGATTTGGCACCGGCACGCATTGACCTTGGTAAGTTAGCTTACGGTTATATCTATAAAAATGCGGGCGAAGGTCGCTCTATTGAAGAATATTTAAACGCAGAGTTAGGTGAGCTACTTAATAAAGGTGGTGAGCAAAAACCGCGTGATGTTGTACTTTATGGTTTTGGCCGTATCGGTCGTTTATTGGCGCGCTTACTGATTGAACGTGGCGGCTCTCACGCTGATTTACGCTTACGTGCTATCGTAGTACGCGGTGGCCGTGATGGCGACTTAGAAAAGCGCGCAAGCTTACTTCGCCGTGATTCAATTCATGGCCCATTCAATGGTTCAATTACGGTTGATCACGAAAAGAGTGCGATTAAAGCCAACGGTAACTACATTCAAGTAATTTACTCGAACTCACCAGATGAAGTAGATTATACAAAATATGGTATTGAAGATGCATTAATTGTTGATAATACTGGTATTTGGAAAGATGAAGATGGTCTTGGCCTGCACCTTAAATCAACAGGTGCTGCAAAGGTACTATTAACTGCCCCTGCTAAAGGCGATATCAAAAACGTTGTTTATGGCGTAAACAACCAAGATATCCAGAGCGAAGATAAGATTGTTTCTGCAGCAAGCTGCACAACTAACGCAATCACGCCTGTATTAAAAGCTATTAACGATAAGTTTGGTATTAAGAATGGTCACGTAGAAACCGTTCACTCTTACACCAATGATCAAAATTTAATCGACAACTATCATAAAGCAGAGCGCCGTGGTCGCAGTGCTGCCCTTAACATGGTTATTACTTCAACGGGTGCTGCTAAAGCGGTTGCTAAGGCACTTCCTGAGCTTGCAGGTAAATTAACGGGTAACGCAATTCGCGTTCCAACGCCTAATGTCTCAATGGCTATTATCAACTTGAACTTAGATACAGCCACAGATCGTGAAGAGCTTAATGAGTTTTTGCGTGATACATCATTGTACTCAGACTTACGAGATCAAATCGACTACACTGCGTCAACAGAAATCGTATCAACAGACTTAGTTGGTAGCCGCTATGCGGGTGTTGTTGATTCGCAAGCAACTATTGTTGATGGCGATCGTGTTGTGCTTTATGTTTGGTACGATAATGAGTTTGGTTACAGCTGCCAAGTAGTGCGTGTAATGCGTGATATGGCTGAAGTATCGTTCCCAAGCTTGCCTCGCTAAAAACGACTTTAGCCTCAAAAAGCCAGCATTTGCTGGCTTTTTTAGTTTTTGAACGTTTCAGGCTATGATACCCTTGAGCCTACTACGTTACAGCTAGCTAACAAGAATAACAGCTAAGTACTCTCTTAAATTTACAAGGGACGAAATAGAAAGGTACATAATGAAGATCTCCAGTAATTTTGATAGTGGTAATATTAAAGTCGTGTCAATTAGTGAACCACTTGATATCCAACTAGAAATTAATAAAGACAACGAATCAGATTTTTTTCAGTGGTTTCACTTTCGCCTAGAAAGTACGCCATTTTTATCACATAAAATGCACATTAATGGGTTAGATAAATCTGCCTATCCAGAAGGGTGGGATGATTATCATGCCGTTGCTTCATATGACCGCCAAACCTGGTTTCGAGTACCGAGCCGGTTCGAAAATGGCAGTTTAGTCATTGATTTTGAACCTGAATATGCTCACACCTATTTCGCCTACTTTACACCGTACAGTTATGAACGCCATTTGGATTTGCTATATTGGGCACAAAGTCATGATGTATGTGAAATCGAAACGTTGGGCGAAACTTTGGATGGGCGCGATATTAGCGTGCTAACAATCGGTGAGCCGAGTGATGATAAAAAACATATCTGGATAACTGCACGCCAACACCCAGGCGAAACAATGGCAGAATGGTTTGTTGAAGGCTTACTTCATAAATTACTGGATGACGAAGACCCACATAGCGCAGCACTGTTAGCTAAAGCAGTTTTCCATGTGGTGCCAAATATGAATCCAGATGGCAGTGTTCGAGGACATTTACGCACCAACGCTGCTGGTATTAACTTAAACCGAGAGTGGCAAACACCTAGTTTAGAAAAATCTCCTGAGGTGTTTCATGTATTTAATAAAATGCGTGAAACTGGCCTAGATATGTATTTAGATATTCATGGTGATGAAGCACTTCCATATAACTTTGTTGCAGGTGGAGAAGGTAACCCAAGTTATGATGAGCGAATTAAAGGCTTAGAAGATGACTTTAAGGCGGCTTTATTAACCATCACACCAGAGTTTCAAGATGAATTTGGGTATGATAAAGATGCACCTGGGGAAGCAAACCTAACTGTTGCATCTAACGCCGTAGGTGAGACATTTAAAGCGTTAGCTTACACGGTAGAAATGCCGTTTAAAGATAATGCGAACTTGCCTGATCCGTATTATGGCTGGTCAGACCGACGCTCTTACCAGTTTGGACAAGATACACTAGCTGCTATTGTTAGTGTGGTTGATAAGTTAAGATAATAAACAAAATAAAGAAGCAACCGAGTACGGTTGCTTTTTACGTATAACAATAAGAGGACGAGTCGTGGATGCATTCGGACAGTTTCTAGATTTTCTAGACAGCATTTTAGGGGGTTCCGCTTGGTTCCCATATGTATTACTAGGGGTGGGGTTATTTTTCACGATATACCTTAAATTCCCTCAAGTTAGATATTTCAAACATGCGTGTAAAGTCGTTACCGGTAAGTTTGATAAAAAAGGCTATGAAGGAGACACGACTCACTTTCAAGCTTTAGCTACTGCGCTGTCGGGTACAGTGGGCACTGGTAATATTGGTGGCGTGGCTTTGGCTATATCTATTGGTGGTCCTGCAGCATTATTTTGGATGTGGATGACTGCGTTTTTTGGTATGACCACTAAGTTCGTAGAAGTGACATTGTCGCATAAATATCGTGTAAAAACAGATGACGGCACAATGGCGGGTGGACCAATGTATTACATGGATCGTCGCCTAAATATGAAATGGCTTGCCATCTTGTTTGCTATAGCAACCGTGATCAGCTCATTTGGTACGGGTAGTTTGCCGCAAATAAATAACATTGCACAAGGTATGGAAGCGACATTTGGCATTGAGCCTTGGCATACTGGTGGTGTGCTATCAGTGCTATTAGCTTTGGTTATTTTGGGTGGCATTAAACGTATTGCTGCCATTACATCTCGTATTGTGCCACTGATGGCGGCTGTGTATATCGTTGGTGCACTAGCTGTTATCTTGTACAACATTGAAAATATTGGTCCATCATTTGCGGCTGTGTTTACCAATGCTATGAGTGGCTCAGCTGCAGCTGGTGGGTTCTTAGGTGCGTCATTTGCGTACGCATTTAACCGAGGTGTAAACAGAGGCCTATTCTCGAATGAAGCGGGTCAAGGTTCTGCACCGATTGCGCACGCTTCTGCAAAAGCTGACGAGCCAGTGTCAGAAGGGATGGTTTCTATCCTTGAACCTTTTATCGATACTATCATCATCTGTACACTAACTGGTTTAGTGATTTTATCTTCAGGGGTATGGTCAGAAAAGTTTGATACCCAGTTTGAACGTTCATCTATGACTATTATTCAAGGTCAGTATAGTGAAGACAACGAGCAGCAAAGACAGGCGTTGTATCAATACCTTAATGGCGGCAAGGAGCATTCAGTAGAGTTATATAACGGCAGTATTGAAGTTGCAAAAGGTAGAGCACTTGATAATGACTTTACGATCCTTCACTCTCGCTCTATTGGCGAGGATATCCGCTTTGGTATTACTGAGCGCCATGTTTATACTGGCACAGTAGAAGTAACAAACGGTAAGTTGGTTGATGAGAGTATCAGTGTTCGAGGTAAATCGCTGGTTCATTCGGCTGAGCTAACCACCAAAGCCTTTACGCGAGGGTTTTTCGGTGACAACGGCCAATACATTGTATCAATCGGTTTGTTGATGTTTGCATTTTCAACTGCGATTGCATGGTCATATTATGGTGACCGAGCGATGATTTATCTGTTAGGCAGTCGTTCAGTAATGCCGTATCGCGTTTTTTATGTAGCAGGCTTCTTTTGGGCGTCTTTTGCAGATACCACCTTAGTCTGGAAATTAGCAGCGGTCGCGATCGTGGTTATGACGCTACCAAACCTATTCGGTATATTCTTACTACGAAAAGAAATGAAAGAATCTGTAGATGATTACTGGAAAAAATTTAATAGTGAACATGGCAATAAAGAGCTGAGTACCAACAAAGGTGACGATAAAAACAGCATGCGTGTAAACGAGTCGAATTGAACAAAGACATTCGATTAGAAAACAAGTAAAATAGCGCCCATATTGGGCGCTTTTTTGTAGCATTTGGAGAGTTATTTATGGCAATTGTACAATGTCCCGGTTGCAGCAAATCTATTTCAAATAAAAGTACTGCCTGCCCGCATTGCCAACTGCAGTTAAAAGAGATGACAGCAGAGCAAATTGAACGTCTGGCAATAAAACAGCGTATCAATAAACAGCAAAAATTTATGAATCACTCGTTTTTGGCGTTAATTCTATTTTTAGGTGGTTTTTTATATATGTATTGGCGTCAACCGGAGCCGGACTCTTTACAAATGATGGCTGCGCAAGGCGCTATTGCTATAGGGTGCGTGTGGTATTTGGTTAACCGTGTAGTTTTGATTTACTTGAAAAAGAAAAAGTAGCGATGAATATAGATAATTTGGTCAATAGCATTACACCAGAGGTGTTTGAGCGTTTGCAATATGGGGCCTCTACTGGTAAATGGCCTGATGGTACAGCACTGAGTGAAGCTCAAAAAGCGCAGACGTTGCAACTAGTCATGTTATATCAGTCTAAGGTCGCTAAAAGTGACGAGCAATTTACGATTAATGAGCGTGGAGAAATGGTTCAAAAGTCCAAACGCGAGTTACAACAAGAATTTAAATCTCAAAACGAAATAGCTAGGTTCAGCGAAAATGATCTTTAAACACCTATTTACTCCTAAATGGAAGCACCCTAAAACGGCAGTACGCCTAGCGGCAGTTGATAAACTTGATAGCGGCAAAGATGCAGAGGCCTTACACGTGTTGGCGCTGCAAGACAGCTCAGCGGAGATCCGCAAAAAAGCACTGCATAAAGTTAATGACTTGGTACTATGGTGGCAAGCGTATAAACAAGATCAAAATTTAAAAGAGCTCGCTGAACAGCAGATAACAAGTGCGGTACTTAACAAGAGTGATGCGTTAGCAGAGGATATCCGCAGCGAATATATCGATAAGCATGCATCAGCAAAGTTGTTAGAAAAGCTCGCATTCTCAGAAAAAGACATTCAAGTTAGGGTGAAGCTACTTAAACGTTTAGCGAATGCAAAATTAATAGAGCGAGCGTTTAAAGAAGGTGATGAGCCGATGCAGCTTGCACTATTACCTCTGATTGAGCAATATCAACTAGACAAGCCTGTACTTAAAAGTGCTGTGGGCAGTGCGCTTAGCCAAATTGAAAATCGACTCGAGCAGCAACGACTGGCAAAAGAGATGCCTAAGCAAGTTCAGCAGCAGACGAAAATGGTGCTAGCGAAACTTAATGCGCTAAGAGAGAAAACGGATTATCGGTTGGTTGATGAGCACTCAAAAGAGCTGTTGCTAGAGTGGCAAAAAATTGAATTAAAATGGCTATGTGAAGAAGAAATTCAGCTTATTGATGAGAAATTTGCACGCATTAATCAAAAGCTAACTACGCATTTAGAAAAACTGCAAAGTGATTTTGAAACGCACCAAGCAAAAGTACAAGCCAAACAAGCAAAAGAAACTGCCGTTGCACATTTTCACTTGGCTATGGGCGATTTAGAACAGCAGCTTGCAGATGCGGTTGTAGCTTTAGATGACGCTAAAAATCAACATATAGCAGCACAACTTACTGATTTAAATCAGCAGATGGTAGGCAGCGAATTTAGCACCTCACCAGAGTTTGTTTCGCTGCAAAACCAAGTATCACGGTTACAACGACAACTGGACCAGCTGCCAGAGCTTATCAGCGCCAATGAAGCAATGCAGCAGGCTTTAACGTCACTGGAGCAAGTGCCTGCAACCTCAGAACTGGCACTGCTAGATGACACTTTAGTTAAGCAAAAGGCAGCTTATGATCTGTGTAAATCCTTGTTGCGACAGCTACCTCAAAATTTACATCAACAAGCGTCAAACCGTTTAAATGAACTCAGCAAGCAATTTAAAAAAGACATGGCGCCTTTACTTGAAGAGCAGCAAAGTCATCTTAAGCAGGCAAGGCGCAAAGGAAAAGACGTACAAAGGTTGATTGAACAAGGTCGCTTTAATGTAGCTTTTGGTGTGTTTAATGGCTTTTTAGAGCATTATGAAAAGCTTACGGAAAGTAATCAGCAACAGTTAGAAAAACTTCACACCAGCTTAAACGAAGCGCTAACAGAAGTTCGAGACTGGCAAAAATATGCGGCAACGCCAAAGCGTGCAGAACTATTGGCTCAGCTTGATGAAAAACTTGCTGAGACAGACGTTGACCCTAAACAGCGCGCTAAAGATGTGAAACTGCTGCGCGTTCGTTGGAACGAATTAGGGCGTATCGACACGGAGGAAGAAAAATCGCAAGCGGCGCAATTTGATGAAAAAATTGAGCGTTTGTTTGCACCGTGCCGCGAGTTTTTTGCCCAGCAAGAGCAGCAACGTGAACAAGCAAAACAAGCTAGAGAGCAAATTATTGCGCAAATGAAAACACTTGCTGCAGAGGATACACAAGCCGGGGATTTTGATTGGCGCCAGTTTGAAGGCCAATTTAATCGACTCTTAAAACAATGGCGCTCATCGGGCAGTGTTGATGGGGCCGTTTATAAAGCACTGAATGCTGAGTATAAAACGCATTACAATGGTGTTAATGAGCGATTGAAGTCTTACCATAAGAGCAATGCAGAGCTAAAGCAACAGTTAGTAGACCAAGCTCAGCAGCAGCTTGAGTCTGATGATTTAGCACAGGCGTGTGAGCAGCTTAAAGCCTTACAAAAGCAATGGCAGAGCATTGGCTTTGCTGGCTCTAAACAAGAGCACACCCTTTGGCAAAACTTTAGGGCGCATAACGATGCTGTTTTTGCCAAGCGTAGTGAACAATTTGAACTACAAAAGCAGCAAGAATCTGAGCAAGAGACAGAGCAACAAGCACAATTGGATGCGTTGGCTTCAAGGCTAAATAATGATTTATCAGCATCACAACTAGAGCAGCTAGCCAACGAAGTGTCTGCGCTGCAATTATTACCTAGTATGAAAAAGTTACAAACAGGGTTGGCTGATAAAATTGCTCAACATCAGCAAAAGCTTGTCGCTAAAAAAGATCAGCAAAAATATGATGATTTAATTGACGCGTTAGAGCAGGGTACTGAGGTAGCGCAGCAGTGGTTACAAGCTGGTGAGACGAGTGAGTTGAATGCTCAGCAGTTACTATTACGCCTTGAAATTCTCGCTGATATCGACACCCCAGAGCCATTTAAATCGCAACGAATGGTTGAGCAAGTGGCTTTGTTAGATGCAAAACTACAAGGTGAACAAGTGAGTTTTGAGCAGTGCTTAACAGAATATTTGCGCGCTTGTAGCGGTGAAATTGACAGCGATAGATTGCTCAGAGTTTTAAAAAGATAAATGACGTTAAAGATGAAAAAATCCGATGCCATGCATCGGATTTTTATTGTCTGCAATCCATCTAATTGGATTTTAGAAGAAAATATAATCTAAACGTACTGCTAAAGTTCTACCTGGCAAAAACTCGATATATTTTTGAGCTGTCGCACTGTCGTTTCGGCTTCTCTCGTTTTGGTATTTAATTGCATCATTATTAAAAACGTTGTTTAAATGCACGCTTATTTTTACGTTGTCATTTACCTCATAACGAGCAGAAAGGTTAAACACTTCATAGCCCGGCACTCGGTCGCCATCTTTAGTATCAAAGTGAGTTTGATATTTACCATAAGCACTCATATCGGCGCGAATAAACGCCGGGCGTCCGTTGAACTCAAACTCTTTGTCTAACGCAACATAGGCATTGTATTTAGGTACCAAAGTCATCTCATCGCCTTTTTTCCCCTGAATTGACGCATTATCTTCGGTAAGTTCTGACTTAGTATAAGAAGCATTAAAAATAAGCGATAGGTCATCCGTTAAGTTTGCTTTTGACTCAAACTCAAGGCCACGAGATTGCGCAGCTCCTGCATTCGCTGTGTAACTAAAGCCACAAGTATTCATATAAATGCTGGTTTTAATATTTGTCCAGTCAATATGATAAACCGCTGAGCTAAAGCTAAAGCGACCGTCAAATAAAGATGCCTTAACACCTAGTTCATAGTTGTCGATAGAATCGGATGTGTATCTGTCTTTGCGATTGCCAGCCTTAGGATCGTCCACACATGCTTGCGCGAGCGGACCATTGTTACCACCCGGGCGGTAGCCTTCTGAATAAAGTGCATACACTGAGTAATGCTTTTCTGGTCGCCAAGACGCGCTAAACTTATAGCGGTTGCCATCTTCTTGACCTTGAGTTAACGATACGCGCTCAGACCACACACCTTCTGTTTCGGTGTGGCTATAATCTTCTAAATCAAAACGACGTAGCCCAGCATTTAGCTCAAATTCACCCAAATCTTGTGTTTGAAACGTGTAACTGATGTCTGCAAAAAGTGCTTGCTCTTCTTCCCAAGTACTGTAACGGCGCAGGTTCCAAATTTTAGCGGGGTCGCCAAACTTATCAATGCCCATTTGGCGTGCATCAACACCCCACCAATACTGTGCTGCGGCAGATACTTGCTCGCCCAGTTCTAGATACTGCCACTGATAATCGGGTGTATTTGGCTCTGTCGTTTTGTCATAGAAAAATCCAACAGTCCAATTTAGTGGGCTGTTTAAATCTAGGTTTTGTAATCTCAGCTCATGGGTCGTTCTATCGTATTCATCATGATTGACGATCCACGTTTTGAACATGTCTGCTGCATCCAGACGTGACCAATCATTAAGAGAGTGAGTTTCATATTCTCGATAGGAGCCAGTGTAAGATAACGATGCTATATCTGCGATATTATCAACGTTAATAGCAACAGAAAATAAGTCGAACTGCTCTTCTTCCCAGAAGTCGAAGGTTTCGTAAATAGAATATTTATCAACTGCTCCGGTTACAAATTCACTGCCTTGCACACAACGCACGCGCCCCCAATTAGGATCGCAGTCGTTCCATTGATGTGATACCTCGTAACCATATTTTGCACTGGGGTCATCTTTATAGTTTAGGCTGTAATAACCCCCAGGCTTTGAGGTGTCGCCTAGTGTCTCGCCTTGTGGGTTTCGCTCGTCTCTCACGTACGCAAAGTTAATGGTGGTACCATCTTGTGGCTGCCACAACAATTGGGTACGGATGAAGCTGGTTTTTTTCTCGCTTTGTTGCCCAGTGGCTTTGTTGACCATAGGGCGCATATCATTGGTAATGTTACCATTAATACGCATAGCTAGGGTGTTAGAGAGCAGTGGAATATTAACACCTAAAGACATGCTACTATCAAATCCATCAACGTCTTTTTCTGCTGCACCTTGCATAGTGCCAAATAGCTCGAACTCATCTAGGCGAGGTTTATTGGTAATAACACGTATGGTGCCGCCAATGGCATTTGAGCCATATAAAGTACCTTGAGGACCGCGCAGGATCTCTATGCGCTCAACGTCTGCTAAGTTGGTAAATTCATAGGGGATATCATCAGTAAAAGTGGCGGTTGTATCGGGGGTGGTATCGCTACCTCCACTTAGGCCACGCAGAATAAGCTGGTTTCTAGGGGCAGCAGCACCGGCAAGTGTGCGATAAATATCGCTTGCATCTAAATAGTTTCGGTTACTCATTTCAGCAGCCGACACCGCTGAAACACTCATGGGTATTTCGAGTATTGATTCTACTTTTTTACGAGAAGTAACCGTTATTACCTCTAAACTATCTTGTTTTATGGTACTTGTATCAGCCATTGCTGCAGTAGGTAATAAATAAAGAGAGCTGAAAACGGCGGTACTGATCATGCTTTTTCTCAGCAAGTTATTATTATTCATGTAATTTCCTTTTTCGGAACTAAATTGTTATTGCGCGCAGTAGATTACGTTAGTAACTAAATATCAACAATACCATTTTGCTATTATTTTGTTAACAAGGGCGGCAGAAAATAACTTATAGCGTACGATAGTGAGCTTAAATAACCTCAGCTGCGGATAAGAGTTTTGATAGCTCAGAAGAGAGACATTGCAACCCCTTCAATATCCAATGACGATATTTCGCTCACTATCAAGGCATTTTCGTGAAGTAATAGCGAGCTATTACAAATGAAAATAACGAAGAGAGTGAGTGAAATAGCTTTATTGGACAAATTCTCTTATGTGCAGCTGAGGTTAAATAGTTGAAAAGTAGGTATGATAATGAAAAACGGGCAAAAGTGGTGTGTAAATAGCTTGTTTTTTGTACTCATTACGGAGGTCACTTCATGCTTGATACCTTGTGTGTGAATACAAGGTATCAAAAGTCTAGCTTTAAGTTGACAGCATTATTTTACTGCTAGCTCGATGGTAATATTGCCACGAGTTGCGTTTGAGTAAGGGCATACCTGATGCGCTTTATCGACAAGCTGTTGTGCATCTTCTTTGCTCATATTGGGTATAGATACAGCCAGTTTTACCGCAATACCAAATCCACCTTCGATAGGGCCAATATCGACTTGTGAGTCAATGGTTGTATCGGTGGGTAGTGATTGTTTATTTTGGCCTGCCACAAATTTAAGCGCACCAATAAAGCAAGCGGCATAGCCTGCTGCAAATAATTGCTCAGGGTTAGTCCCTTGGCCATCGTCACCACCTAAGCCTTTTGGCGTTGAAAGCTTAACATCTAAACGACCATCATTTGATTTAGCGGTGCCTTCACGACCGCCAGTTGCGGTTGCATGTGCTGAGTAAGCGATAGATTGTAATTGATTCAAAATGTTCTCCAAATAGTTTAGTTTGCATGCAAAGTATATTCAAAATAAATATGTTTGCAAATACTTTGCGTGCAAAATAAAATAGCGGTAGAGGTGAACATCATGATTGAAGAGCAGTTAAAACTAGAAAACCAACTATGTCACAGGCTTTATATGGCTTCGAATAGTGTTGTGCGAAGTTACCGGCCCTTGTTAGAGGCTATCGACCTCACTTATCCGCAGTATGTCGTCATGATGGCGATGTGGGAGCACAAAAAGCTAACGATTGCGCAGTTACTTGAAAAAACCGCCATAGATGGCGGGGCAATGACCTTGATTTTGAAAAAAATGGTGGCCAAATCTCTACTAGATATCGTGAAAGATAAAGACGATAAGCGTAAAAAATGGGTAAAGTTGACAGCAGAAGGAGACGCTTTGCGCGCCAAAGCGATGAACATTCCAAGCCAAATTCGTTGTAGTTATGAGCGCGTGACGGCAGAAGAATTTAAGATGCTCACCCAGTTGTTAGATAAATTGTTAGACCAATGAGGTTAAAAAGTTGCATTTTGTTTTTTTGTTGTTAATTTTTGCCTGTTCACGGATTTGAACGAGTTTAGTGGTATTTGTCTTTTGTGAACAGGATTGAATTACCTTAACTATTTAAAAAGGATCATTTAATGAAAGTCGTAATATCGGTGTTATTCCTTCTTTGCTTTGTCTCTTTTCACTCTTTTGCTCGGGATGTAATCTCATGCAATGGATGTGCAGATAGCGAGATGCAAAGCAAGCTTAAGCGCTATGCGCAAACCAAAAACGATGGCCGTCACTTAATCAGCGTGATGGATTTTACTGGTGCAAATTATCAAGCTTATCAAGTCGATGTAAGCCACCCTGGAGGGCCTAGAGACCCGGGACCTCGCATGTTATTTGCAACAGTGGCGGTAACAAAAGTTTATGATGCAATCGAGCAAAGTGCTGAGTCATCAGCAAGAACAGTGCAAGGTGCAATGACTGGCTTAAGAGAAAGTTTGAACGGCAGCATTCGATTGCCGAATGATAGTTCATATGTAAGTGCCTCAATTGCTTTGAAAGATTCTGCAGGCTTCAATAGCTACGTATATCATGTCATTAATAATGATCTATCATCTTTTGAGTCCGCCTTATTGCAGTTGAATACGGCTTTAGTGCAACTTGCAGGCAATTTACAAATTAGTGTAAATAGCCCTGTAATGTCGGCCGCCTCTTCTCTTGGTGCGAGTGTGTATACTTCAATAATTTTTGCTGATGGTAGCTCACTGGAAGTTCAGATTCAGACAGCTAGGCATTTACAGAAGGGCCTAATTCTAAAAACTACAACGACAAAAAACGCGCAGACTGCTGATGGAGAGCGGATCCCAACTAGCAATTACAACGCAAAAGGCTTTCAGTTTAATAGAAACACAGTGAATATGCGCGCGATTGAAGACTACTTAAGGTTTTTAAATATATCGGTACGCGGTAACGGAGGAGGTTCTAGCCCTCGCTGCGTGCGTGAAAGTGGTCACTGTGATGATGGCGGCTGTTCTATAACTTGGAAGTGCTGAGAAAGCTGCGTATGGTGTTTTAAAAGTAGCTCAATCTAATTGAGCTACTT is a window encoding:
- a CDS encoding TonB-dependent receptor; translation: MNNNNLLRKSMISTAVFSSLYLLPTAAMADTSTIKQDSLEVITVTSRKKVESILEIPMSVSAVSAAEMSNRNYLDASDIYRTLAGAAAPRNQLILRGLSGGSDTTPDTTATFTDDIPYEFTNLADVERIEILRGPQGTLYGSNAIGGTIRVITNKPRLDEFELFGTMQGAAEKDVDGFDSSMSLGVNIPLLSNTLAMRINGNITNDMRPMVNKATGQQSEKKTSFIRTQLLWQPQDGTTINFAYVRDERNPQGETLGDTSKPGGYYSLNYKDDPSAKYGYEVSHQWNDCDPNWGRVRCVQGSEFVTGAVDKYSIYETFDFWEEEQFDLFSVAINVDNIADIASLSYTGSYREYETHSLNDWSRLDAADMFKTWIVNHDEYDRTTHELRLQNLDLNSPLNWTVGFFYDKTTEPNTPDYQWQYLELGEQVSAAAQYWWGVDARQMGIDKFGDPAKIWNLRRYSTWEEEQALFADISYTFQTQDLGEFELNAGLRRFDLEDYSHTETEGVWSERVSLTQGQEDGNRYKFSASWRPEKHYSVYALYSEGYRPGGNNGPLAQACVDDPKAGNRKDRYTSDSIDNYELGVKASLFDGRFSFSSAVYHIDWTNIKTSIYMNTCGFSYTANAGAAQSRGLEFESKANLTDDLSLIFNASYTKSELTEDNASIQGKKGDEMTLVPKYNAYVALDKEFEFNGRPAFIRADMSAYGKYQTHFDTKDGDRVPGYEVFNLSARYEVNDNVKISVHLNNVFNNDAIKYQNERSRNDSATAQKYIEFLPGRTLAVRLDYIFF
- a CDS encoding organic hydroperoxide resistance protein, yielding MNQLQSIAYSAHATATGGREGTAKSNDGRLDVKLSTPKGLGGDDGQGTNPEQLFAAGYAACFIGALKFVAGQNKQSLPTDTTIDSQVDIGPIEGGFGIAVKLAVSIPNMSKEDAQQLVDKAHQVCPYSNATRGNITIELAVK
- a CDS encoding MarR family winged helix-turn-helix transcriptional regulator — encoded protein: MIEEQLKLENQLCHRLYMASNSVVRSYRPLLEAIDLTYPQYVVMMAMWEHKKLTIAQLLEKTAIDGGAMTLILKKMVAKSLLDIVKDKDDKRKKWVKLTAEGDALRAKAMNIPSQIRCSYERVTAEEFKMLTQLLDKLLDQ